One window of the Sphaerochaeta associata genome contains the following:
- a CDS encoding molybdopterin-dependent oxidoreductase Mo/Fe-S-binding subunit yields MNKVVFTVNGKKHTTTCEVNESLRSVLVRLGYNSVRDSDDREGFAGSDTVIVDDVPVYANLMLALQADGADIRTAEGLGTSRNLNIVQQAMIDAGVVQSAYNAPAAALLLTWLLERVDNPSKAQIDEVLSGIFIRDTGYEHYYLAVKLAVERMQTGSYKSEISPSFREELTYVGKPKSKVDGPQLVAGEPSFVEDRVLPGYHAMVLLRSPYAHAYITKIDTCEALKMDGVVSIITHENCPDVFYMQAGQGNPEPSPHDRRLFNRKVRHVGDRVAAIVAETEEQARAARDAIKVEYEVLKPVLTVEEAMEEGAPLIHNGIVEYRAGAPKDLDEYNKKADPRDGKVIYQFPLHSDIRRNIASAAHGQIGDVEKGFKEADVVVERAYQTSQIQCTPLEPHICYAKIDGGRLVLHASTQVPYHVRRIVAWVCQIPENKIRVIKERVGGGYGSKQDILVEDLVGYATWITGKPVLYRNTREEEFIANSTRHPMRVTVKMGGKKDGTITAVYMDVRANTGPYGNHCLTVPMNACSKTLPLLKVDNMKFDVITYYTNIAPTGAYQGYGAPKGSYALMTCMAELAEQLGVDYYEMAMKNKVEPGYMLEILKGLGEGREGNVVPVGSCGLDEALVKGAEMIGWGKKETSDDPDWKIGKGFAMIQQGSGLPGLDHSNAWAKLLTDGTFQIFSGGADLGTGLDTISAKMISEAFCVPLDKVTVTSGDTDSCTFDTGAYASSGTYFSGGASYKAAQDLKNNLLDEAAYQMQESVEDLVLRAPGEVYSTKTGKTLSYAKLSHDALTGTGRGQVMGKASFTTNHNSIPYGAHFAQVAVNVRTGQIKVQKFYALQDAGTPINPELALCQMYGAVLKSIGHTLYEQMILDENGVCLNPTLSDYGVPMISEKPEDFKAVLIDINDEVGPYGAKSISEIATNGAAPAIAIAIHDAVGVWMRNWPFTPEKILKEMGRI; encoded by the coding sequence ATGAACAAGGTAGTCTTTACCGTAAACGGAAAAAAGCATACAACAACCTGTGAGGTTAATGAGTCACTGCGTTCGGTCCTCGTTCGCCTCGGGTATAACAGCGTACGCGACAGCGACGACCGAGAGGGGTTTGCAGGAAGTGATACCGTCATTGTTGATGATGTCCCGGTGTATGCCAACCTTATGCTGGCTCTACAGGCAGACGGGGCGGACATCCGCACCGCTGAAGGCCTGGGAACGAGCAGGAACCTCAACATCGTCCAACAGGCCATGATCGATGCAGGTGTGGTGCAGAGCGCCTACAATGCACCGGCAGCCGCCTTGTTACTCACCTGGTTGCTTGAGAGGGTGGATAATCCTTCCAAGGCACAGATCGATGAGGTGCTCAGCGGAATTTTCATTCGCGATACTGGGTATGAACACTACTACCTGGCGGTCAAGCTGGCTGTCGAGCGGATGCAGACCGGTTCCTACAAGAGTGAAATCTCCCCATCCTTCCGAGAGGAGCTTACCTATGTCGGCAAACCCAAATCTAAGGTGGACGGTCCGCAGCTGGTAGCCGGCGAGCCGAGTTTTGTCGAGGACAGGGTGCTTCCCGGATATCATGCAATGGTGTTGCTGCGCAGCCCCTATGCTCATGCATACATCACCAAGATCGACACCTGTGAAGCTCTGAAGATGGATGGCGTAGTTTCTATCATCACCCACGAAAATTGTCCTGATGTCTTCTACATGCAGGCGGGTCAGGGAAATCCTGAACCAAGTCCGCACGACCGCAGGCTTTTCAACCGCAAGGTCCGCCACGTCGGGGACCGGGTGGCGGCCATCGTGGCCGAGACCGAAGAGCAGGCCAGAGCCGCCCGCGATGCAATCAAGGTGGAGTATGAAGTTCTCAAACCCGTGCTGACCGTTGAGGAGGCGATGGAAGAGGGCGCTCCCCTGATTCACAACGGCATTGTCGAGTATCGCGCAGGAGCTCCCAAGGATTTGGACGAGTACAACAAGAAAGCCGATCCAAGGGATGGGAAGGTAATTTATCAGTTCCCCCTGCATAGTGATATCAGGCGCAACATCGCCAGTGCCGCCCATGGCCAGATTGGTGATGTAGAGAAGGGATTCAAGGAAGCGGATGTGGTTGTTGAACGGGCGTATCAGACCAGCCAAATCCAATGTACACCCCTCGAGCCGCATATCTGTTATGCCAAGATCGACGGTGGAAGGTTGGTGCTTCATGCTTCCACCCAGGTTCCCTATCACGTGCGGCGTATCGTTGCATGGGTATGCCAGATTCCCGAGAACAAGATCCGCGTCATCAAGGAGCGTGTCGGTGGCGGATACGGCAGCAAGCAGGATATCCTGGTCGAGGATTTGGTCGGCTATGCAACTTGGATTACGGGCAAGCCTGTTCTCTATCGCAATACCCGCGAAGAGGAGTTCATCGCCAACTCCACCCGTCACCCTATGCGTGTGACGGTGAAGATGGGCGGCAAGAAGGATGGAACGATTACCGCCGTCTATATGGACGTGCGTGCCAACACCGGTCCTTACGGCAACCACTGCCTGACCGTGCCGATGAATGCATGCTCCAAGACCCTGCCGCTGCTGAAAGTCGACAACATGAAGTTCGATGTCATTACCTACTATACAAATATCGCTCCTACCGGAGCCTATCAGGGCTACGGTGCTCCCAAGGGCAGTTATGCGCTGATGACATGCATGGCAGAGCTTGCCGAACAATTGGGTGTTGATTACTACGAGATGGCGATGAAGAACAAGGTCGAACCAGGCTATATGCTTGAAATTCTCAAGGGCCTCGGAGAGGGAAGGGAAGGCAATGTCGTGCCGGTCGGTTCGTGTGGTCTTGACGAAGCCCTGGTCAAGGGTGCCGAGATGATTGGATGGGGCAAAAAGGAGACTTCCGACGATCCTGATTGGAAAATCGGCAAGGGATTTGCCATGATCCAGCAGGGAAGCGGACTTCCCGGACTCGACCACTCCAACGCATGGGCGAAACTGCTCACCGATGGCACCTTCCAGATTTTCAGCGGTGGTGCAGACCTTGGAACCGGTTTGGATACCATCAGTGCAAAGATGATCAGCGAGGCCTTCTGTGTTCCCCTCGACAAGGTGACCGTCACCAGCGGTGATACCGACAGCTGTACGTTCGACACCGGAGCCTATGCTTCCAGCGGGACCTACTTCAGCGGCGGAGCATCCTACAAGGCCGCCCAGGACTTGAAGAACAATCTCCTTGATGAAGCTGCATATCAGATGCAGGAAAGCGTCGAGGATTTGGTGCTTCGAGCTCCCGGGGAGGTGTACAGCACCAAGACCGGCAAGACGCTCAGCTACGCAAAGCTCAGTCATGATGCACTCACCGGTACAGGCCGTGGACAGGTTATGGGTAAGGCTTCCTTCACCACAAACCACAACTCCATCCCCTACGGTGCTCACTTTGCCCAGGTCGCCGTGAATGTACGCACCGGACAAATAAAGGTGCAGAAATTCTATGCACTGCAGGATGCAGGCACTCCGATCAACCCGGAACTTGCACTCTGCCAGATGTATGGTGCTGTTCTCAAATCCATCGGTCATACGCTGTATGAGCAGATGATCCTGGATGAGAACGGTGTCTGTCTCAATCCGACGCTCAGCGATTACGGGGTACCCATGATCAGTGAGAAGCCGGAGGATTTCAAGGCAGTCTTGATCGACATCAATGATGAGGTCGGCCCTTACGGAGCCAAATCCATCAGTGAGATTGCAACCAACGGGGCGGCTCCCGCCATTGCCATCGCCATCCATGATGCTGTGGGTGTTTGGATGCGGAACTGGCCCTTTACACCGGAGAAAATCCTGAAGGAGATGGGAAGAATCTAG
- the ygeW gene encoding knotted carbamoyltransferase YgeW, translating to MKDKATIKKMIEELKTLKTDNMYLNDFFHTWKESDDEIAAVFQVAEVLRAMRENNISTKVFDSGLGISVFRDNSTRTRFSFASACNLLGLEVQDLDEKTSQIAHGETVRETANMVSFMADVIGIRDDMYIGKGYTYMKTVAEAVQDGYDDGVLEQRPTLVNLQCDIDHPTQSMADMLHVINHFGGVENLKGKKIAMTWAYSPSYGKPLSVPQGIIGLFTRFGMDVVLAHPEGYNVMPEIEEVAKENAKKSGGSYKRVDSMAEAFKDADIVYPKSWAPFAVMEERTKIVEHGDQDALKALEKTCLANNAKFKEWTCTEDLMKLTKEGKALYMHCLPADITGVSCKEGEVEASVFDRYLVPLYKEASFKPYIIASMIFLSKFQNPSAKLDELLESAVKRIK from the coding sequence ATGAAGGACAAAGCCACTATTAAGAAGATGATTGAGGAGCTTAAGACCCTCAAAACCGACAACATGTATCTCAATGACTTTTTCCATACTTGGAAGGAGTCCGATGACGAAATTGCTGCTGTATTCCAGGTAGCTGAAGTTCTGCGTGCCATGCGCGAGAACAACATTTCCACCAAAGTGTTTGATAGTGGCCTTGGAATCTCCGTATTCCGCGATAACTCCACCAGAACACGTTTCAGTTTCGCCAGTGCCTGTAATCTCCTTGGTCTCGAGGTTCAGGACCTTGACGAGAAGACCAGCCAGATCGCCCACGGTGAGACGGTTCGCGAGACCGCCAATATGGTCAGTTTTATGGCCGACGTCATCGGTATCCGCGACGATATGTATATCGGCAAGGGCTATACCTACATGAAGACTGTTGCCGAGGCTGTTCAGGATGGTTATGACGACGGCGTTCTTGAGCAGAGACCCACCTTGGTGAACCTCCAGTGCGATATCGATCACCCGACCCAGAGCATGGCAGACATGCTGCATGTCATCAATCATTTCGGTGGAGTCGAGAACCTCAAGGGCAAGAAGATTGCCATGACCTGGGCTTACAGCCCCTCCTACGGCAAGCCGCTTTCCGTTCCCCAGGGAATCATCGGCCTGTTCACCCGTTTTGGCATGGATGTCGTGCTTGCACACCCCGAGGGGTACAATGTAATGCCTGAGATCGAGGAAGTCGCCAAGGAGAACGCAAAGAAGAGCGGTGGTTCCTACAAGCGTGTCGATTCCATGGCTGAAGCTTTCAAGGATGCCGATATTGTCTATCCGAAGAGCTGGGCTCCTTTTGCCGTGATGGAAGAGAGAACCAAGATTGTCGAGCATGGGGATCAGGATGCCCTGAAGGCTCTTGAGAAGACCTGTCTTGCCAACAATGCCAAATTCAAGGAATGGACCTGCACTGAAGACTTGATGAAGTTGACCAAGGAAGGAAAGGCCCTGTACATGCACTGCCTGCCTGCCGACATCACCGGTGTTTCCTGCAAGGAAGGCGAGGTAGAGGCTTCTGTGTTCGACCGTTATCTGGTGCCCCTCTACAAGGAAGCCAGTTTCAAGCCGTACATCATTGCTTCCATGATCTTCCTCTCCAAGTTCCAGAACCCCTCTGCAAAGCTGGATGAGCTGCTTGAATCTGCAGTGAAGAGAATCAAATAA
- a CDS encoding NCS2 family permease: protein MEKFFKLKERKTTVKTEVMAGITTFLTMAYILAVNPGILSDAGMDFSKVFAATAIASAIATLLMALLANLPFALAPGMGLNAFLAYTVVLGMGYSWQFALTAVFVEGIIFLILTAVNIREAIVNSIPANLKRAIGVGIGLFIAFIGMQNAGIIVDGATLVSLNPGWFKGAPGLAMIGLLITGILLAYKVNGALLIGIAITTIIGIPFGITKYAGGSYIPPAPYFFPFEFSNILSIDFIVIMFTFLFVDMFDTVGTLIGCATKADMIQKDGSIPNCKEALFADAVGTTVGAILGTSTVTTFVESSAGVVEGGRTGLTALVVAVLFALSLFLEPLFGSIPSAATAPALIIVGVMMMSPVKEIEWNEMTEAIPAFLTIIFMIVAYSIADGIMFGIVSYVLLKLLTKKTNEIPKMTWVVFGLFVLKIIFGAL, encoded by the coding sequence ATGGAAAAGTTTTTCAAGCTCAAGGAACGAAAAACGACCGTCAAGACTGAAGTTATGGCAGGCATCACCACCTTCCTCACCATGGCTTACATTCTTGCCGTCAACCCTGGCATCCTTTCCGACGCCGGAATGGATTTCTCAAAGGTATTCGCAGCAACAGCCATTGCCTCTGCAATTGCCACCCTGCTCATGGCCCTCTTGGCCAACCTGCCGTTCGCCCTCGCCCCAGGCATGGGTCTGAACGCCTTCCTTGCCTACACCGTTGTGTTGGGTATGGGATACAGCTGGCAGTTCGCCCTTACCGCAGTATTCGTGGAAGGTATCATCTTCCTGATTCTTACTGCTGTAAACATCCGCGAAGCCATCGTCAACAGCATCCCTGCAAACTTGAAGCGAGCAATCGGTGTTGGTATCGGCCTCTTCATAGCCTTCATCGGCATGCAGAATGCCGGCATCATCGTTGATGGAGCCACCTTGGTCTCCCTCAATCCCGGCTGGTTCAAGGGAGCCCCCGGTCTTGCCATGATCGGCCTTCTGATCACCGGTATCCTGCTCGCTTACAAGGTAAACGGCGCTCTTTTGATCGGTATTGCCATCACCACCATCATCGGCATTCCTTTCGGAATCACCAAGTATGCAGGCGGTTCGTATATTCCTCCCGCCCCCTACTTCTTCCCCTTCGAATTTTCAAACATCCTGAGCATCGACTTCATCGTCATCATGTTCACCTTCCTCTTTGTCGATATGTTCGACACCGTTGGAACCTTGATCGGATGCGCAACCAAAGCCGACATGATCCAGAAAGACGGCTCAATCCCCAACTGCAAGGAAGCCTTGTTCGCTGACGCAGTCGGTACCACCGTTGGGGCCATCCTTGGTACCTCCACCGTAACGACATTCGTTGAGTCCTCCGCCGGCGTCGTCGAAGGCGGTCGCACCGGACTTACTGCACTGGTTGTGGCAGTTCTGTTCGCTCTCTCACTGTTCCTCGAACCGCTGTTCGGTTCGATCCCCAGTGCTGCCACCGCTCCGGCTTTGATCATCGTCGGTGTCATGATGATGAGCCCGGTCAAGGAGATCGAATGGAACGAGATGACCGAAGCAATCCCTGCCTTCCTCACCATCATTTTCATGATCGTTGCCTACAGCATCGCCGATGGTATCATGTTCGGTATCGTCTCCTACGTGTTGCTCAAGCTGTTGACCAAGAAAACCAACGAGATCCCGAAAATGACTTGGGTTGTATTCGGCTTGTTCGTGCTCAAGATTATTTTTGGCGCTCTCTAA
- a CDS encoding NAD(P)/FAD-dependent oxidoreductase, whose product MYDVIIIGGGAAGLFAAANLKTEHAILLDHSHEVGIKLLITGSGQCNLTNTLPVEAFLSHFGNKQQRNFLLPALQNLTTKILYEWFEQRGFPLIVRADGKVFPKSLDAHDVRDFLVSHSMAHIRTNMQITAITALHPGFRITTTDAAYDTRNLIIATGGMSYPRTGSDGSGYDLAKTLGHSIVPPKPALVALSIEEYPFKHLAGNSVRDAWVSLYHNEEKAAYEQRKGDVLFTHDGLSGPAILSCSRFVRKQDVIRLSLIGGANHHEAEEILLRALSAPKKLITTALKETGIISSLAQTLVDMAGIERDTTTATLDKTKRKALANLVSALPLRVSGSKGFQSAMVTSGGVALSEVNRKSMESNLNEGLFFCGEMLDYDGESGGYNLQAAFSTAYLAVQHIR is encoded by the coding sequence ATGTACGATGTAATCATCATTGGAGGAGGAGCTGCAGGGCTCTTCGCCGCAGCAAACCTCAAGACGGAACACGCAATCCTGCTTGATCACTCACACGAAGTGGGTATAAAGCTGTTGATCACTGGAAGTGGTCAGTGCAATCTTACCAACACCCTGCCTGTCGAGGCTTTCCTCTCTCATTTCGGGAACAAGCAACAACGCAACTTCCTCCTGCCGGCCTTGCAAAATCTCACTACTAAAATTCTGTATGAGTGGTTTGAGCAAAGAGGGTTTCCCCTGATTGTCCGTGCAGATGGCAAGGTGTTCCCCAAGAGCCTCGACGCCCACGACGTACGTGACTTCCTGGTCAGCCATTCCATGGCACACATCCGCACCAATATGCAAATCACAGCCATTACAGCCTTGCATCCGGGATTCAGGATAACCACCACCGATGCAGCCTATGATACACGAAACCTCATCATCGCCACCGGTGGGATGAGTTATCCACGAACCGGCAGTGATGGAAGCGGGTATGACTTGGCCAAGACACTCGGACACAGCATAGTGCCGCCAAAACCGGCCTTGGTTGCCCTCAGCATCGAGGAGTATCCATTCAAACACCTGGCAGGAAACTCTGTCCGCGATGCTTGGGTATCCTTGTATCACAACGAGGAAAAAGCCGCGTATGAACAGAGAAAGGGCGATGTGCTGTTTACCCATGACGGGCTCTCAGGCCCTGCTATTCTCAGCTGCTCACGCTTTGTCAGGAAACAGGATGTGATCAGGCTGTCTCTCATTGGAGGTGCGAACCACCACGAAGCTGAAGAAATCCTGCTTCGGGCTCTCAGCGCTCCGAAGAAACTCATAACCACAGCACTGAAGGAGACCGGGATAATTTCCAGCCTTGCCCAAACGCTGGTCGATATGGCAGGCATTGAAAGAGATACAACCACAGCAACCCTGGATAAAACAAAGCGAAAAGCCTTGGCTAATCTGGTAAGCGCCCTGCCCCTGCGGGTGTCCGGATCGAAAGGATTTCAATCGGCAATGGTTACCAGCGGAGGAGTCGCTCTTTCAGAAGTCAACCGAAAAAGCATGGAGTCGAACCTCAATGAAGGGCTCTTCTTCTGCGGCGAGATGCTCGATTATGATGGGGAAAGCGGCGGGTATAACCTGCAGGCAGCCTTTTCGACTGCATATCTTGCAGTGCAGCATATACGGTAG
- a CDS encoding VOC family protein, protein MEFLWATITVRNMKESLEFYQEIVGLSLNRRVQSNETTELAFLGDGQTQIELIHHSGRQAPETGKGISLGFAVEDLELMMEKIKEKGLTMYDGPFAPNPHVRFFYVLDPNGLKIQFVEQR, encoded by the coding sequence ATGGAATTCTTATGGGCAACGATTACAGTTCGCAACATGAAAGAAAGCTTGGAGTTTTACCAGGAAATAGTAGGCCTTTCACTGAACAGGCGGGTACAGAGTAATGAAACCACCGAACTAGCCTTCCTCGGTGACGGACAAACACAGATCGAGCTGATCCATCACAGTGGCAGGCAGGCGCCGGAGACGGGCAAGGGCATCAGTCTGGGGTTTGCCGTTGAGGATCTTGAACTGATGATGGAAAAAATCAAGGAGAAGGGTCTGACGATGTATGATGGACCCTTCGCTCCCAATCCCCATGTGCGATTCTTTTACGTCCTCGATCCCAACGGTTTGAAAATCCAATTCGTTGAACAACGCTGA
- a CDS encoding NAD-dependent epimerase, with the protein MRTNLLSLDTNKTYLVTGSAGFIGFHLTRRLLEQGCSVIGLDNLNDYYEVSLKEERLRQLACDHFYFYKADLADKKELDNIFETHSIDYVINLAAQAGVRYSIDNPYAYLQSNLVGFLNILEACRHHQVKHLVYASSSSVYGLNSKIPYSTTDQVDHPVSLYAATKKSNELMAHAYTHLYQIPSTGLRFFTVYGPFGRPDMAYFSFAKRIMEGKSIKVFNHGDMWRDFTYVDDIIAAIERIIPNPPPENKAKDRYKVYNIGNNKPVRLSSFIEILESCLGREAVKEYLPMQSGDVYQTYADVSDLMEDFDFKPDTPLEQGLTSFVRWFKSYYQL; encoded by the coding sequence ATGCGTACCAACCTTCTCTCACTCGATACAAACAAGACATACCTAGTCACCGGCTCAGCCGGTTTCATCGGCTTTCATTTGACCCGCAGGTTATTGGAACAAGGATGCTCGGTCATCGGGCTTGACAACCTGAATGATTACTACGAAGTGAGTCTCAAGGAGGAAAGACTGCGGCAGCTGGCCTGCGACCACTTCTATTTCTACAAGGCCGATCTCGCCGACAAGAAAGAGTTGGACAATATTTTCGAGACGCATTCGATTGATTATGTCATCAACCTTGCCGCTCAAGCCGGAGTGAGGTACAGCATCGACAATCCGTATGCTTATCTGCAGTCGAATCTGGTTGGTTTTCTCAATATCCTGGAAGCCTGCCGGCACCATCAGGTCAAGCACCTGGTCTATGCTTCCTCCTCCTCGGTATATGGACTGAACAGCAAGATTCCCTACTCCACCACCGACCAGGTGGACCATCCGGTAAGCCTCTATGCAGCAACGAAGAAGTCCAATGAATTGATGGCACATGCATATACCCATCTCTACCAAATTCCTTCCACCGGACTGCGTTTCTTCACCGTCTACGGCCCCTTCGGAAGGCCGGACATGGCCTACTTCTCCTTTGCCAAACGCATCATGGAAGGCAAGAGCATCAAGGTGTTCAACCACGGGGACATGTGGCGTGACTTCACCTATGTCGATGACATCATCGCCGCCATCGAGCGAATCATTCCCAACCCACCGCCGGAGAATAAGGCAAAGGACCGCTACAAGGTATACAACATCGGCAACAACAAGCCGGTCAGGCTGAGCTCATTCATTGAGATTCTTGAATCTTGTCTAGGCCGCGAAGCAGTGAAGGAGTACCTTCCCATGCAAAGCGGTGATGTTTACCAAACCTATGCCGATGTCTCCGACCTCATGGAGGACTTTGATTTCAAGCCGGACACTCCGCTCGAGCAGGGACTGACATCATTTGTGCGCTGGTTCAAGAGCTACTACCAGCTCTGA
- a CDS encoding ABC transporter ATP-binding protein: protein MKALELDRISYTYPGGTKALDSVSFSVEEGESVAILGSNGAGKSTLLDLLLGWNKGKGITLFGKDLADYGRKELGRNLALVPQSEHYNFSFTLLEYTLFGRSPYLSQMGTPTEKDAEIAVQALKDVGLESYQDRPITSLSGGEHQLLLLARSIAQQSRILLLDEPTSALDPANRMRVISILKDLSQKGKTLLFTTHDANLAYELATHVAMLKKGHLLCYGTKEETVTSEMLTTLYETPLYVGSIEGRTLIY, encoded by the coding sequence ATGAAAGCACTTGAGCTTGACCGGATAAGCTATACCTATCCAGGAGGGACAAAAGCACTCGATTCAGTCTCCTTCAGTGTCGAAGAAGGAGAGTCGGTCGCCATTCTCGGCTCCAATGGAGCCGGCAAGTCCACACTGCTCGACCTCCTGCTGGGATGGAACAAAGGCAAAGGCATCACGCTCTTCGGCAAGGACCTCGCCGACTACGGACGCAAGGAGTTGGGAAGGAACCTTGCACTGGTCCCCCAAAGCGAACACTACAACTTCTCCTTCACCTTGCTTGAGTACACGCTCTTCGGACGCAGCCCCTATCTCTCGCAGATGGGAACCCCGACAGAAAAGGATGCAGAGATTGCTGTACAAGCGCTGAAAGATGTGGGGCTTGAATCCTATCAGGACCGCCCGATCACCAGTCTCTCGGGAGGAGAGCACCAGCTGTTGCTGCTGGCACGCTCAATCGCCCAGCAGAGTCGCATCCTGTTGTTGGATGAACCGACCAGTGCACTCGACCCTGCCAACCGCATGCGCGTCATCTCCATTCTCAAAGACCTTTCTCAGAAAGGAAAAACGCTTCTTTTCACTACGCACGATGCTAATCTGGCCTATGAGCTGGCCACCCATGTGGCCATGCTCAAGAAGGGACACTTGCTCTGCTACGGGACGAAAGAGGAGACGGTGACGTCTGAAATGCTTACCACCCTCTATGAAACACCCTTATACGTTGGCTCCATAGAGGGAAGAACCCTTATTTATTGA
- the ade gene encoding adenine deaminase, with protein sequence MDSLDMLKEVIAAASLRKEAQLCITNAHVLDVYNKEWFEADVLVSEGRFTGYAKPGKGRAHTIVDAKGRYMVPGFIDSHVHIESSHATPQQFSNLVVPCGTTTVIADPHEICNVCGLDGLSYMLDASEKTALQAFFVVPSCVPATTFEHSGAVMLAPDLVKPLQHERVLGLGEMMDYPAVISGSSLVLDKLWEAKKAKKIIDGHSPAIHGSDLDAYCAAGIRTDHECETAQELQQRVRRGMYVMLREGSACNNVLALLGGVNGRNNRRCIFCTDDRQPMSILSEGHINNNVRLAVAAGLDPIEAICMATINSCDCYHLGDRGAIAPGLRADFSLCNNLTEFAMHQVYIGGRLVAEDGAMLVNDESHPDQRVLGRMDVKDFTQERLRLKLSDSHVRVIDIVPGGVVTEAGEAVVTVEDGVWVHDPAQDIVKLAVIERHKGTGNVAVALLRGYGLKGGAMATSVAHDSHNIIVAGDNDEDMSLCVSHLIESGGGMVIAKHGAVLAFFAQPVAGLISMEDGPAIARNLENLHHIATKELHVSNKVDPFMTLCFMSLPVIPAYKLTDMGLFDVRSFSFVQLELNK encoded by the coding sequence ATGGATTCACTGGATATGCTCAAAGAGGTGATCGCTGCTGCCTCACTGCGAAAAGAAGCCCAACTCTGTATTACCAATGCCCATGTTTTGGATGTATATAACAAAGAGTGGTTTGAAGCTGATGTCCTGGTAAGTGAAGGGCGTTTTACCGGATATGCCAAGCCTGGAAAGGGGCGTGCACACACAATTGTGGATGCAAAAGGGCGTTATATGGTCCCAGGATTCATAGACAGCCATGTCCACATAGAGTCCAGCCATGCAACCCCGCAGCAGTTCAGCAATCTTGTTGTTCCCTGTGGAACAACCACCGTCATCGCCGATCCCCACGAGATTTGCAACGTCTGCGGACTTGATGGACTTTCCTATATGTTGGACGCCTCGGAAAAGACAGCCTTGCAAGCCTTTTTTGTTGTTCCTTCCTGTGTTCCAGCAACCACTTTCGAACACAGTGGAGCGGTAATGCTCGCTCCCGACCTGGTCAAGCCTTTGCAGCATGAACGGGTGCTCGGGTTGGGTGAGATGATGGATTACCCCGCTGTGATCAGCGGTTCTTCCTTGGTTCTGGACAAGTTGTGGGAAGCAAAGAAAGCGAAGAAAATCATCGACGGTCACAGTCCCGCCATCCACGGTTCGGATTTGGATGCATACTGCGCTGCCGGAATCAGGACCGACCATGAGTGTGAAACAGCACAAGAGCTGCAGCAGCGGGTCAGACGCGGCATGTATGTGATGCTGCGTGAAGGTTCTGCCTGCAACAACGTACTCGCCCTCCTGGGAGGGGTGAATGGGCGTAACAACAGACGCTGCATTTTCTGTACCGATGACCGTCAGCCCATGAGCATTCTCAGTGAAGGCCATATCAACAATAATGTCCGGCTCGCCGTTGCTGCCGGATTGGACCCGATCGAGGCAATCTGCATGGCTACAATCAACAGCTGTGATTGCTATCATCTCGGTGACAGGGGAGCCATTGCTCCAGGGCTTCGTGCCGATTTCAGCCTTTGCAACAACCTGACCGAGTTTGCGATGCATCAGGTCTATATCGGCGGCCGCTTGGTGGCCGAGGATGGAGCCATGCTGGTCAATGACGAAAGCCATCCGGATCAGCGGGTTCTGGGTCGAATGGATGTAAAGGACTTCACCCAAGAGCGGCTGAGACTGAAACTTTCGGACTCTCATGTGCGGGTCATCGACATTGTCCCGGGTGGGGTGGTCACCGAAGCGGGAGAGGCCGTGGTCACCGTAGAGGATGGGGTATGGGTGCATGATCCAGCTCAGGACATTGTGAAGCTTGCGGTGATCGAGCGGCACAAGGGGACCGGGAATGTTGCGGTCGCTCTGCTTCGCGGGTATGGCCTGAAGGGTGGGGCGATGGCCACCTCGGTTGCCCATGACTCACACAATATCATCGTTGCAGGTGACAACGACGAAGATATGAGCTTGTGCGTCTCCCATTTGATTGAGAGTGGAGGGGGAATGGTTATCGCCAAGCACGGAGCCGTTCTTGCCTTCTTCGCACAGCCGGTAGCCGGGTTGATCAGCATGGAGGACGGACCGGCCATCGCCAGGAATCTGGAGAACCTTCACCATATCGCCACCAAAGAGCTGCACGTCAGCAACAAGGTAGACCCGTTCATGACGCTGTGCTTCATGTCACTTCCGGTGATACCCGCCTATAAACTCACCGATATGGGTCTTTTCGATGTCCGCTCCTTCTCGTTTGTTCAGCTTGAGCTCAATAAATAA